AATATTGAAACTATTCTCATGATATTGTTTTTGGGTTTTTGATTAAGTCCCCACCAAGAGATGGTAAATAACTTATTGTCTTTGGCTTATTTTTGGAGAAAAGGATTGAAATTGAGCGACATCCTCCTCTCCAATTGGGTGGCCAAAATGTTCTCTTTGTGAAGTCACACAGTAATTATCACAAATGTAAATGATTTTgtgtgcttaattataaagcTAGCACTAAGCAATCTCagcttttctatttaaaaaaatggtGTTTGTGAATTGCAAGCAAGCATATCAACTTGAAGATGTGGGTAATACTTCTTTAATGTTTCTAGTTCAGATATTAACCAAATGCAAAGGATTATGGACTCTAAAGCAAAAAGTAAGTAAAATAATGGCAAGAAACCAATAGATTTTAACTTAATAAGCCATGCCAGCATTATGAGGCCAAGTTCAAATTCTAGTCAGAACCAAGTGAGCCAAATAAacgaaatcaaatcaaattgcatTCTACTTGATAGACAAGGACATGCTTAGTGGACAGCCTCACCTATTTAACAAACTACAAGGAAGTAATTTTGCTGCTTAATTACAACTAATCATCATCATTAACCAGCTTCACTCCCCAACTCAGCTCCTCACAATGCCTTAAATAAGGAAGAAAATATCACTGGCATCAACTTTAGTCCTTTTCTTGCAATCATATTTCAGAGGAAAATGGAAACATGGCTCCATAGTAATTGCAGGCTCGCAAGGCTGCTCTGGGTCATCATTACCCTCTGCCTTGTGCAGATCCATGCCTTCAATCCTCCTAATCTTTGAGCCACATCACGAACACATCATACAGACTAAACAAATTTCTGCCGATGCTCTCATGTAGTCTTCACTGTCATTAAATTATTGAAACTCCTCATGGCTTTGCCAAGTAAGCCTGATAGAACCTGGTGATTAGTCCCCATATCTCATTTGAAGGGTGAAAAAGATGGTGTCCCAAGTGGTGGAAGAAAACTTCCTTTCCTGGGAAAAGGTTCCTGAGATGTTGATGAAAGATGGGGTCATAAAAAGTGGAGGGATAAAATAATAATCTCATTTCAGAATCAAGATGTTGAAACCTGCTTAAACAAGATCAGAGTGTTCGCAATCTCCACACTCGATGGGATAGGTTGgcaaaacatttttaaaaataccaTAATGATCAGAGTTTAATtttcctatttttttttaaatacctactggcaaaagaaataattaaaataattatgtttaataacaaaaaagccctttttaagaattttaaattttcccCTCAGCCTCTTCCAGAATTTCCGGTATATAAAAAACTCAAAAATCCTTTTGTagcccaaaaaaaaaagatgcaTTATTTCTTcaaacaactctccaaactcAACCTCCCCTTGCTCATTATGGTCCGCTATAGAGAACCCAAatgtttgatatttaaaaagttTCATTTTCAATGGTAATGGTTTCATTATGATAAGATCATGTGTAAGGAGAAATGAATTCAATTTTCACATAattatactatttttttttctctaaatttatattttctgaaTAAGGATAGTAATTTGAAGTGGATCATACCATAGTAAACTTTTGAACGTCATTAATTTTAAGTGCAATTCTAAAACCCTAACAATGGGAGAAACattttttttccccctttttcAAATGGAATTATTGTTCCTTTTTAAATTGAGCCACTGAAAATGAAAATTGCCTTTAATTAAACGAAATCAAACCTAAACATCAGGAGTGATCAAAGGAAgtattttcatttcattttattttcttttcatgattACAAATTAGGAAAATAACAATGTTTAATCAAATTAATCATGACTTTTCTCATGAAATTATTTGCCTTTGGTTTAAAATACTTGATATGTTCACCAAAATTATGCAGAGGATCAACGCATAGTGCGTTTTTGGGCTAGGCCCATTGATCTATTGAAAATGGGCTCTATAACGATTTAGCTCAGGTGGCCCAAACTacttatgattattttatttaaaacaaaattttactttatataaaaattaaaatttatatagtttttgagaaattattagaaaatacaCTATTTCAGTTGACAATAATGTACAACATTGATTTCCAttctgtctttttttttttttgaaagcaaagcAATATCAAATATCTTAATTATACGTGTATCAAATTGTTTAGCATGTAACACTATCCCTATATATAGGCTTTTGATCCTAAATTAAGTATTTGTTAGTGGGGGAATTTGACTTGCAAGGTATGATGAAAATTTTGACTAGCTTTTTAGTCCATTCAATTTTAACTATTAGGGCTTTGTGATTTCCACTCAATAGCTATAATTGGTTAGCCGCCCCACATAGGGTTTAACATTATctttttagatttattaaaaatatattaactagaataatcttaatatattttaattatagagttacataattttatattaatatttaatattatttaaaaataattttttttagaaaaaagttTGAACcatgatatgaaaaaaataataaattattactttttcaaattttataaatataaacttggtcatttttaaaactaattataTCCTTGGTTATGTGATTTGTTcatcattaattataattagcTCCAAATATCACAACTAATTACTTTTACATTGATATTAAAGCAAAAATTTCCATAACATTTATCTTCCttctgaaataaaattttttattaaaatttgaaatgcaaaaaaattattttttttaacttaaaaatttacattttaaaaaatttaaattttataataatttatttgaattttttcttataaaataaattttaccttAGGGAGGgttaatatatgaaaatattaaaagaaaaaaggtaattttctttaaatatttaataatttgttgaattaataaaatatattttattaattaattttctaaatattCAAACaccataatatattttttttctttggaaaCAAACTGAATCTTGATATTTACTTCATGTTGAAAATGGTTAAATATGATGCATAAGTgcaacaaagaaagaaaaaagaaaggaggTTCATGATTCCAATCCATGGAATGACGTCGTTCTAGAAAATTCATGGAATAACAAAGTAAACGAATGTATTCTCTCTCTACTCACGAAGAAaagtttctaaattttttaaaaatttattaatttatttttattttaaaattatttaattaaaatattcatatatttttaaaaattaaaaatttcaatttttctataaaaaagtattaatttatttattttaattttaatcagattaattgaataatatgaatatttaaaattataattattaaataatgcatataattagaattataaaaattaaatattataaataatttaaggtaattaatgtttttttaatagaaaaattaaagatttgaattttataaaatataaaaatattaattgaataaattaaatttaattcgtaatttcaagtaaaaagtaaattttgatagaatttaaaataaattttacaaaatttgtATAACAATATATTGTGGACTATAATACTCATATTAAAACACTTTCACTCAATTATCATTTATTatgttaaataaataattaaaaactatttattaattaagaatattcataattaaaatttaatttaataaatgactacacatttattaatttttatattgttttataaatattaaataaaagtaatataTGATACTAAACAAACCCCCTTATATTTTAAATGGAAACTCTCTATGTCCAAAAAACAATgctctttattttaatttattaattattattattctccTCCATTTTCTTCTTTATAATAGTATCTCGACTGAACCGAGCAACATTCGCCGTTTGTCAGTTGGTGCAGAGGTTAACAGCTTTTGTCCATTCATCTGTTTTGGTCGAATTTTGTCCATTCATTTAACCCTTCAAATCCATCCAAAATCTACAGTGCGAGCTGTCTCTTAAGCTTATCACTACCTTCTACTTACGTATAAATCTCCCTCACATGTCCTGTCTCTTGGTAAACAATTATTTTGTATAAAAGAGTGACTCATGTTCTATATGTTGTTAAGGTGGTGAGAAGAAAAGTTCTGAACTTCAACTCCACACATTGCTGCATTAGTGTGTTCTTGCAGATCCAATCAGAGTTTTCTACCATTGTCACCGAGAAGTTCAGAATGGAATTGAAACTCAGGTAAAAGTTTAATGCTTCACCATATTTGTCTTCATCAGTTCAGATTACTTTTGCCATTTTATGAAATTTGTTTAAGTAAGCTACAAGTGGGTTTGCCAGATTTCTTAATCTTGCTGCAAAGTGATTGTGAAAGGCTGGTGATGATTAGTGCATTCTGAGCTAAAAAGCACGTTCATTTCTTATGACCCACATGGGCCTGTCTCTACTACAATCGTTGAAACAAATTGCTAGCTCTGCAGGGTAATGAATTTGTGAGTGGTTGTGTGGTCTATCTAAGAGAGCATGTGATTGTAAAGTTATGATTCGTTTATTATCACTTTTAGCTGCTTGCAAAATCCAAACCAGCAGTAATCTTACTTTTTTAACTGCTTATATCAGCTTTCAAAGatttttcaagaaaagaaattaaaaagggTGTCTTTCGGTGGGTGAGAATCTGGAAATTCATCTGTGGATGGATAAATTGAGACTCATTAAGTCCATTTGGGTATCCAAACTAACCCAGAGAGGGAAGGTGCGGTTTTTTCTATGATCCTCAGAATCGGCTTTTAAGGCGGTGCACGTAAACTGTCGTTACACCACGTGATCATGCCTCTCTATTCCGTCACTTAGATTCTTCAATCTTGTATTCTTGTTTTTTCTGTGGCAATGAAGCCGTAGTAACTATCTGCCATATGCTGCCACAGCTTAATACACATTGTTAATATCAAAGTTGctgtttcctttttttttttttttttttttgttgaaaatAACATCAAAGTTGCTGTTGTTCCATACCCTTTTTGTCTTTTATGGATCGGTTGCTATATATTTCGTGttggatttggcttcttgcTTTATTCAAGTGCTAGAAACAGTGAAGTATCAAccataaaaagaaaagagacgTAAATATATAATCTTATTTATAACAGAAAAGAAGTTCAGCAGGTGCTGTGATTAAGATGGAGGGCCCTTTTCATTTATGAAgctttatttgattaattttattgtagCTGAGCATAATATTTTAAGGCTTCCGGTATTTCACCAAAATTTAGGATGTGGGTGTAACTCAATATTTGgagttttttttactatttaaaaaaaatttttttcttgaaCTCAGTTTTCTGAGGGTTTGGTGAGGATGTGATGGAGGTATGGATGGGAAGTGGATTTTATTGGAATGTGAGCGAATGTGACCTATTTCTTTTCCCCTATCTTCTCTGGTTGTTGGAGCAAAGCAAAGATGCATGGGTGCTTTGGGATTCATGAGGATATTCTTTAAAGAGTTTCTTCAGATtcaattctaatttttaattctgTCTAAATATTTTATTCCCTGCAGATCTGCATATATATTGTTTTAGGAACTAAAAGAAATTCAGTTTGAGGCGTAGGAATCATGGATCTCGGGCATGGTAAATGTTGGGATACCTCAAAGGTTTGTTCATTTCTTTTTTGAGCTTGATTTCTTGGATCTATACTTTAAGATCATATTAAAGGCACTGTCAGTAATGACATGTAGCCTGGAGGTTCATTCAGTTgatagaaaattaattttgtgaTGCTTCTGCAACTTGGTTGAGTTCTTAAGAATAGTGCTTGTCAAATTTCGTTGCAGAAGGATTCTTGGAAGACACTGTTGGTTTTGGCATATCAGAGCCTTGGAGTTGTATATGGGGACCTCAGCACTTCTCCTCTCTATGTTTATAAGAGCACATTTGCAGAAGATATCCACCATTCAGACTCCAATGAAGAGATCTTTGGTGTTCTGTCTTTTGTTTTCTGGACTCTCACATTGGTTCCCTTGTTCAAGTATGTCTTTGTTGTACTTAGAGCTGATGACAACGGAGAGGGTAAGTACTCGGATAATTATGCTATAACTGTATCAGTTGGATCATCAAATTGAAAACTTTTTGTGCTTGATTTTGCAGGAGGTACTTTTGCACTGTATTCATTGATATGCCGGCATGCAAAAGTGAGCCTTTTGCCCAATAGACAGGCTGCAGATGAAGCACTCTCTACTTACAAAACTGAGCACCTTCCAGAGAAGAATAATAAATCAGGGGTTAAAATATACCTTGAAAAGCACAAGGCCTTGCATACTGCTTTGCTGATCTTGGTGCTTCTTGGTACATGTATGGTAATTGGAGATGGAGTACTCACTCCAGCAATTTCTGGTAAGTCTCTTTCCAGTAACGTTCGATTAATTTGTTTGACATGCTCTAATCTCTCAGTTTGCAGATTGACATATTGTTTATTTGCTTTTTGTATGCAGTTTTTTCTGCTGTATCTGGCCTTGAGTTATCCATGTCCAAGGAGCATCATCAGTGTATGCTTCTTTACTCGCATTTGCCTTATTTCTACTATTAAATTAGTATTgaaacttataaatttttttattaagaagcTGGGATTTAATAGAATGACCAAGCTTGTTGCATTAGTTGAGAATTAATGATGGGCAAAGAACTTCTGGCTAATTACTTCCACACAATTGAATTGTTTGTATTTAGGTGTCTGGAAATCTCTTTGAGGAAGGGGGAAAACTGGATTTGGGAGAAGGGGGAGGTTGCATTTGGACTTTTGCTGTCTGAAATAAAATTTAGTGGAGCTTTAGTTTTGCTTTACGAGTAAATATGCAAAATCCCAATCATTGACAAAATCATGTAAAATTATTTGAAGACATGAGCTGATGTCTTTATTTGGCTATTGAAGATGATAAATTATCTGTTTAATTTGTTTAACGTTATCATTTATATCCTAGTTTCATTTTCAGTTGTAACTATACTGTAATCCTATTTGCTCCCTCTTGTTTGCAGATGCTGTAGTTCCAATCACTTGTTTCATCTTGGTTTGTCTTTTTGCACTTCAACACTATGGCACACATCGAGTGGGATTTTTCTTTGCACCAATAGTCTTAACATGGCTATTATGCATCAGCGCCCTTGGTTTATATAACATAATCTACTGGAATCCACACGTCTATCAAGCTCTTTCTCCGTATTACATGTTTAAGTTCTTGAAGAAAACAAGGAAAGGCGGATGGATGTCGTTGGGCGGAATATTACTGTGCATAACAGGTATATTTGTAACATGTTTGTATATGTGGAATTTTTATACATTGGGTGTTTGTGACTTAGAATTTCAAATTCAACCTGAAATGTGCTTGATATGTCTCTCTAAGCCAGCAACATCTATCTGTATAGTCTACATCCAGACTGTGTTGATGGATTACATTGTGGGAAACAGAGTTTTGGATCGTATTTTGTTAACTAACTGAGAATGACTATGATATGCATGATTCATATGCAGGCTCAGAAGCAATGTTTGCTGATCTAGGCCATTTCTCTTATGCTGCAATTCAGGTATGCTAGAATTCCAAAGTTAGTATCATGTCTAGTGATATAAAAATCCACAATTCCTATGAATATTTATGTACTTCTCTCGTCTTTGTTGCACTTCAGATTGCTTTCACCTTTCTGGTTTATCCAGCACTTATATTGGCATATATGGGGCAAGCTGCATATCTGTCGCAACATCACCACAATGATAATCATATTGGTTTTTATATTTCAGTTCCAGGTAAGACCTTCATCTGCGTAATTATTCACACTTGCCATCCACCAATGCTGACAAATTAAAACGAGACAACTATAGCAACTAGGAAAATGCAATGTCTCAGTCTGTTGGGGACTATTTCTTCTAACCAGTGGTGGTCATGTACTTGACTGACTTTGGTTGCAGAAAAATTAAGGTTGCCGGTGCTAATAATAGCAATTCTTGCTTCTGTGGTTGGAAGCCAAGCAATTATTACTGGGACATTCTCTATCATAAACCAGAGCCAGTCACTTTGCTGCTTCCCAAAAGTGAAAGTTGTTCACACATCTGATGAGATGCATGGCCAGATTTACATCCCTGAGATCAATTGGATTCTCATGGTCCTCTGTATTGCTGTGACTATTGGATTTAGAGACACAAAGCACATGGGAAATGCATCAGGTAGGTTGCATCATTAAAGTTGACCCAGATCCTTATTTTTCGTATATATTACCAAATTATTTTCCCATTTAAATGCTTATTTCATCTCCATTTTGAGAAGCAGTGTCCATTGCAAGGTTTTAGTCGTCAGGGGCAAGCCAAGCACCATTTGCCTGACTTCGATTACATGCATTGACCTTGTCATTCAACTTGATTCATCTTATAATTGATGATCAAATTTTTATGGAGTACCTGAATTTAGAAAACTAAGAAGGGAATCTTGGCGGTTAAGTTTTTACAATCTCATTGTTTTCTGTTGCAGGATTGGCAGTGATGACGGTAATGCTGGTGACCACATGCCTAACTTCCCTGGTTATCATCCTCTGTTGGAACAAGAACCCTGCAGTAGCGCTTTCGTTTCTACTTTTCTTTGGTTCTGTTGAACTTCTCTACTTCTCAGCTTCACTGACCAAGTTTACCGAGGGTGCCTGGCTTCCCATCCTCTTAGCCCTCTTCCTCATGACCATCATGTTTGTTTGGCATTATGCCACCATTAAAAAGTATGAATTTGATCTCCATAACAAGGTATCACTAGACTGGCTTTTAGAACTAGGTCCAAGCTTAGGAATTGCTAGAGTCCCAGGCATTGGCTTAGTTTTCACTGACCTCACCTCCGGCATCCCAGCTAACTTTTCACGCTTTGTCACTAACCTTCCTGCCTTTCACCGTGTCCTTGTATTCGTGTGTGTAAAATCTGTGCCCGTCCCTTATGTGCCCCCTGCTGAGAGATATCTTGTGGGACGTGTTGGCCCTTCAACTCATCGATCTTACAGATGCATTGTTCGATATGGATATCGTGAAGTGCATCAGGATGTTGATTCTTTTGAAACTGAGCTTATTGCTAGGCTGGCTGATTTCATCAACTATGATTGGCGTCGAGCACTTAGAACTAACTCGCATACTGAGGATGCTGCATCTCAATCCAATGAATCCTCCAGTGAATATAGATTGGCAGTGATAGGAAACACAACATTCGCTTGCACACCACAATACGAGATTGAGGAGACCGTGCAACCGGCTAGTGTGTCGGGTGGTTTTTCGACAGTAGAAAGCATGGCTGATGTTATTGAAATGGAACCTGTAGTTGAAAGAAGAGTTAGATTTGCCATTGATGATGATCAAGAGTCTGATATTCATCTGCAGTTAAAAGAAGAGCTAGAAGATCTTTTAGCAGCTCAAGAAGCTGGAACTGCATTTATACTAGGACATTCTCATGTTCAAGCAAAGCAAGGGTCATCCGTGCTTAAGAAATTGGCTATTAATTTTGGGTATAATTTCCTTGGAAGGAACTGCAGGGGGCCAGACGTGGCACTCAAAATTCCACCAGCTTCTCTTCTAGAGGTTGGCATGGTTTATGTTGTGTAATAATTTCATCTCATGTAAGTAAATAGT
This region of Manihot esculenta cultivar AM560-2 chromosome 10, M.esculenta_v8, whole genome shotgun sequence genomic DNA includes:
- the LOC110624926 gene encoding potassium transporter 2 codes for the protein MDLGHGKCWDTSKKDSWKTLLVLAYQSLGVVYGDLSTSPLYVYKSTFAEDIHHSDSNEEIFGVLSFVFWTLTLVPLFKYVFVVLRADDNGEGGTFALYSLICRHAKVSLLPNRQAADEALSTYKTEHLPEKNNKSGVKIYLEKHKALHTALLILVLLGTCMVIGDGVLTPAISVFSAVSGLELSMSKEHHQYAVVPITCFILVCLFALQHYGTHRVGFFFAPIVLTWLLCISALGLYNIIYWNPHVYQALSPYYMFKFLKKTRKGGWMSLGGILLCITGSEAMFADLGHFSYAAIQIAFTFLVYPALILAYMGQAAYLSQHHHNDNHIGFYISVPEKLRLPVLIIAILASVVGSQAIITGTFSIINQSQSLCCFPKVKVVHTSDEMHGQIYIPEINWILMVLCIAVTIGFRDTKHMGNASGLAVMTVMLVTTCLTSLVIILCWNKNPAVALSFLLFFGSVELLYFSASLTKFTEGAWLPILLALFLMTIMFVWHYATIKKYEFDLHNKVSLDWLLELGPSLGIARVPGIGLVFTDLTSGIPANFSRFVTNLPAFHRVLVFVCVKSVPVPYVPPAERYLVGRVGPSTHRSYRCIVRYGYREVHQDVDSFETELIARLADFINYDWRRALRTNSHTEDAASQSNESSSEYRLAVIGNTTFACTPQYEIEETVQPASVSGGFSTVESMADVIEMEPVVERRVRFAIDDDQESDIHLQLKEELEDLLAAQEAGTAFILGHSHVQAKQGSSVLKKLAINFGYNFLGRNCRGPDVALKIPPASLLEVGMVYVV